From the Rhodococcus sp. NBC_00297 genome, one window contains:
- a CDS encoding DUF559 domain-containing protein: MDPTLVDAMRANGGFLHTTDLLRRMSPSRVRWLVHTRQLTRVRHGLYAVGTLPVSARLDALSIELGTRVAASMDTAAAMHGFDVDQTQQLHVVEPDDRRIESRPGVVVHQRRGAPLMEIGTRLVVEPAWTAVEVARQRAPGRALAVLDAAARVGCGPGSLERAVDAQRGRRGIVEVRRLAPLVDRRSGSPMESETRLVLHDGHLPAPELQWPVMHGLGIFYLDLAWPARRFAVEYDGDEFHGTPDSIRHDKARLALLADEGWRVLQITSDDVRREPDVLVGRVRRLLAA; this comes from the coding sequence ATGGACCCCACACTCGTCGACGCAATGAGAGCCAACGGCGGCTTCCTGCACACGACCGATCTCCTCCGACGCATGTCCCCGAGCCGCGTGCGGTGGCTGGTGCACACTCGTCAGCTGACTCGCGTACGGCACGGGCTGTACGCGGTCGGAACGCTCCCTGTCTCGGCGCGACTCGACGCTCTGAGCATCGAGCTCGGAACGCGGGTTGCCGCATCCATGGACACGGCGGCGGCGATGCACGGTTTCGACGTCGACCAGACGCAGCAATTACATGTGGTGGAGCCCGACGATCGGCGCATCGAGAGCAGACCAGGGGTAGTGGTGCATCAGCGGCGGGGTGCGCCGCTCATGGAGATCGGCACCCGACTCGTCGTGGAGCCCGCCTGGACTGCTGTCGAGGTCGCACGGCAACGTGCCCCTGGTCGCGCGCTCGCCGTTCTCGACGCCGCGGCCCGGGTGGGCTGCGGACCCGGATCGCTGGAACGAGCAGTCGATGCGCAACGGGGGCGGCGGGGCATCGTCGAGGTCCGCCGCCTCGCACCGCTCGTCGACCGAAGATCCGGCTCACCGATGGAGTCGGAGACTCGCCTGGTGCTGCACGACGGCCACCTTCCGGCACCCGAGTTGCAGTGGCCCGTGATGCACGGACTCGGCATCTTCTATCTCGACCTCGCTTGGCCAGCACGACGATTCGCGGTGGAATACGACGGCGACGAATTCCACGGAACGCCCGATAGCATCCGACACGACAAGGCCCGTCTTGCGCTGCTCGCTGATGAAGGCTGGCGCGT